CGTGTGAACGTATAGAGTTATGCAATCGGTTTAACGAAGGAGAGGGGGATTTGTTCCTTATTTCTTTAAGGGCTGGTGGTACTGGTCTCAATTTAACAGGAGCGGATACCGTTATATTGTACGATTTATGGTGGAATCCTGCAGTCGAACAGCAAGCGGCAGACCGTGCTTATCGAATGGGACAAAAGAATACTGTACAAGTGATCAAATTAGTAGCGCATGGCACGATTGAAGAAAAAATGAATGAGTTGCAAGAGAGCAAGAAGAATTTAATTGCAGAAGTGATTGAGCCAGGTCAGGAGAAGCTATCTTCGATTACGGAGGAAGAAATTAGAGAGATTCTTATGATTTAACATCGTAAATATTAGAGGATTTTAAGGAAATAAAAGCTATTCTTTCGTAAATGCCAAAGAATAGCTTTTTTCATTATGAACGTAATAATTACATTCTTTTTCGAGCAAAGTAAGTGGATCATATATTTTTGTTAACTATTTTTTGTACCTTTACTTTTATAAGGTTTCGCATTTTTCTTTTTCTTAGCGCTAGATTGCCAGCGGTTCCAGCCTTTACTTCCTGTTCCTTGACCTGTCCCCTTCTTAGCTTTAGCTTTCGTTTTACTCATATAATCACTCCGTTATTATTATAGAAAATCTACTTTGATAGTAGTCAATGTCTTTGAAATATAATCTCGATCCATGACTATGTTTGTTCCTAACAGTTGCTGATCAGAACAAACAACTGAATGCTCTAGTATATCATAAAATGGGAAGTAATTTGATGCATTATGAAATCATTATCGAAATTTGTATAGATTTATTCGAATTGTAGAATGTTATTACATATGATAAAAATTATAAAGAAAATGAAATTTATGAGAAATACAATGGATTCTGTTTTTCGGACAATTACACTACTTGTCATATACATGATGGTTACGTTGAGTAAATTATTTTTTGGATTGAAGCCACAAAAGAAGCGATAAATTTTATCCCGCTATTCGTGAACGGTAAGATTCACACCTCAAAATTCAGCAAAAGCAAAGGAGATAGGTAGGGGATGAAGCCCCCACCGCTAATTAAAGTTTTACTTTATAAAGATGTTTTATTTACAACAATCAATAAAGCCGTAAAATAAAGAATTGAAAAATATTTTCAAACTTTTTGTTGACTTTCTTGTTTTTTTGTATAGAATAATCATTAATAAAATGTTTCAGAGATGTGACAACAAAACGACTATGAAAGGACGAGTAGTAGTAGGATGTAGTCAAAGCGAGTCAGGGGTGGTGTGAGCCTGATACGAAGCCTGTTATGAAGAACCTCCTGGAGTCGCTAACCGAAATCCTTTAAAGGAAAGTAGACTTAGCCGGAAACTTCGCCGTTACAAGAAGAACAGTATCGAGATTTCTCTAATCTCCGTACTGAATAAGTGAGCAACCTCTGTTGCTAATTTGGGTGGTACCGCGGAACCAAAGCCTTTCGTCCCAGTTTTTTGGGAAAGAAGGGCTTTTTTTGTTGGCTTCTTTCCACTACATCCAAACATTTTAGGAGGAAACCAACATGTATCAATCATTAATGACAGTAAGAGAGACACAAATCGCAATTAAGGAAGTTAAAACATTTTTTGAGGATCAATTAGCAAAACGTCTTGGACTATTCCGCGTATCTGCACCATTATTCGTAACGAAAAAATCAGGTTTAAACGATCACCTAAACGGTGTAGAACGTCCAATTGAATTTGATATGCTTCACTCAGGAGAAGAATTAGAAATTGTTCATTCACTAGCGAAATGGAAACGATTTGCACTACATGAATATGGTTACGAAGCTGGTGAAGGTTTATATACAAACATGAACGCGATTCGCCGTGATGAGGAACTTGATGCAACGCATTCCATTTACGTTGACCAATGGGATTGGGAAAAAATTGTTCGAAAAGAATGGCGTACAGTGGATTACTTACAAGAAACAGTACGTACAATTTATGGAATATTCAAAGATTTAGAAGATCATTTGTTTGAAAAATATCCGTTCCTTGGGAAGTATTTACCGGAAGATATCGTATTTATCACATCTCAAGAATTAGAAGATAAATATCCAGAGTTAACGCCGAAAGATCGTGAGCACGCGATTGCGAAAGAGCATGGTGCAGTCTTTATTATCGGAATTGGCGATGCACTTCGCTCTGGTGAAAAGCATGATGGACGCGCATCTGACTATGACGATTGGAAATTAAACGGAGATATTTTATTCTGGCATCCAGTACTGCAATCTTCATTTGAATTATCATCAATGGGAATTCGCGTTGATAGTAAATCACTTGATGAACAGTTAACGAAGAAAGGCGAAGATTTCAAACGTGATTACGATTTCCATAAAGGAATTTTAGAAGACGTGCTCCCGCTTACAATTGGTGGTGGCATTGGGCAATCAAGAATGTGCATGTACTTCTTACGTAAAGCGCATATCGGTGAGGTTCAAACTTCTGTATGGCCTGATGAAATGCGTGAAGCGTGTAAGAAGGAAAACATTCACTTGTTTTAATAAAGAATGCATCGAATTATTTTTTGAACGGGGACTGTTGATTCATAAGTTTACCAAACATGATTTAAATTAGCTCTATCTTTTTATTAGTTTTGAGGTATGAAACTCTTCAAAAAACATCCGAAATATCAAGAGATATCTTTTTCTGTGGTATATAAAGCAGAAAAAAGAGACACATGATATTTTTGGATGTTTTTTATGTTTCGTAAATTGGAATGCTGTACATTATCAAAAAAATAAAAACTAATTGTGTGATAGACTAAAATTTGAAATAACATGTATGTAGTAGTTCGGCTATTAGGATACAGGTTACGCATTTAATATATATATGTCTCTGACAGAATGTTTATTGGATAACCAAAAGGGGGAGAAAAGTATGTTACATAGTTTACATGCAATAGAAGAAGTACGAAATGGAAACATGTATACGAAAGAAGCGAATATATGGCTAGGATTTTTATTGGAAGAATATGGATTGGTGAGTATAGAAAGGAATTACCGAAGTATATTAGAGTATGTGGAACGGACGCTAAGGCATTTAGAAAAAATGAATGCTTCATACGGTATTCGTGCTCGTGTAGAAACTGTATTATGCTGGAGTGAAGTATCGAAGTGTGGTTCTGTAACGCAACGCAAGAAGTGGGAGGATTTAGGAGTGTCGTTTTTAGCACATAACGAAGATTCAGCTTTTATTTATAGACGCTATTTTCCATATGATGATGTAACGTTTACACTTATTCGTACGCATGGATTAATAGGGCAAGTATTACGAGGAGAAGTATCCATGACTTCTCATGATGAACTGGTAAGATTATGGCAGCGAGGTGTGATTCAAAAAGATGAACTGCGTGAAGTGCTTCGTGTTTTAAATGAATGTATTATTACCGGGGTATCTGATAAGTTATGGATAAGAGTGAAGGAAGAGGTATATGAACGTATTGAACAAATACTTTGCGGAGAACTGATTGAATATAGTGTAAAGCAGCGAATTCGGCGGTTACGTACGAATGCTTCACCTAACGATACATATTTTGTTCAAGAGTATGATTCAATTATGAATGATAGGTTAGAAGAAATGTTTACAGTTTTATTTGATTATGACCTTTGGTATGTAGAAGCAGCATTAACTCATTTTAGTTTTGAAGAATTCGTGAAAGTATTTGCATTAGCCTACCAACATATTACTCAGAAGAATATAGATCATATCAGTTTCCAGCCTCTTATGGACGCATTGTATTATGAGAGAGGTGGAGATAAATACTTAAATATTTATACGAAACGAGCAATTGAAAAAGTATTGCGAAGTGTATCAATAGTAGAATTGCTAAATATGAGTCGAATTCCTCAATCAGAAATGTATCCTGAATTAAAGGAAACTGAAAACGTATTAACAATTGGTTTTGGAACAAGTGAGGTTGGAAAAACACTCATCGAATTTTGTTTAGCCTGTAAAAAAGAAAATAATGCTCATTATGAACAAGCTGTCATGATGTTATGTGAAATATTTGGCTTACGCCGGGATGTGTTTGATCGATTGGAAAATGAGGAAGAATATCTTTCGCATATGAATGGAAGTGTAGATGATAAAGTTGTGGTTCTTCCATATGTAGTAGGAGATACAATAGTAGAAATTGGTCCCGGTGGGGGCGTAATGATGAATAAATTTAAAGAGGTTTATCCGAATAAATCGGTTATTGGAATAGATTTATCACGAAATGTAATTGAGAAGTTAACAAGTGATAAATACGAAAAAGGCTACAACTGGGAAGTTACACTAGGCGATGCTTTACATCTTGCAGATACATTCCATCCGGAAAGTATTTCTACAGTTCATTGTGGTTCAGTAAATCATGAGATTTTTTCTTACGGAGAAACAGATGGTAAGAAATTTAATGTTGCGACAATGGAACGTCTAGTGAGAAGTGTATTTCGAGTATTGACTTCTGGAGGACGTTGGATTATTCGTGATGGAGTAAAGACAGAAAGTAAAGAATGGTGTGAATTACATTTTCATGATGAAACCGCTATGCCTTTCTTAAAAAATTATCAACGTGATTTTCAAGGGCGACAAATTAAGGTGAATATATTAGATGTGGATCGAGTAAGAATGCCAGTTAATGATGCAATGGAATTTTTATATACGTATACGTGGGGAGAAGAAGCGTATCCACATGAGGTGCAAGAACAATTTGGTGTATTCACACTTCAAGAATATATTGATTTTGTAGAGAGTGTTGTAGGTTCAGAGAATGTAAAAGTAATTGAGGCCAAGCAGTACCTTCTAGAAGGTTATATAGAACATTTATCGCAAAAGGTTACATTGTATGATGAACATGGTGAACAAATAGCATTGCCGAATAGTACATGTTTGATTGTGTTTGAGAAAAGATAAAAGAGACGGAATCATGTTTTTTACTTAAAAGATAGAAGATGGGGCTAGCAAAATTCGATTTCGCTGCCTCGTTCCAGAAAAGATTCTGAAACGGATTTACATATAATCTGTTTCGGAATCTTTTTTTATGAGCATGTATAAATTGAGCTTTAGAAATTATGTTTACTAGTTTTATATTTTAAACTAATTTTTCCTAGATTTTACTTAGATTTTACTTTCACCACCTACAATGAAAATAAGAAAACGTAAGTGATAAAAATTTACACTTGTTTCATAAAGTGAGGAGGTAACGTGATGGAATTAATAATTGACCACGTAACAAAAAAATATGGTGAGAAAATAGCATTGAATGATTGTAGTTTACATTTAAAACCAGGAGTATTAGGACTTTTAGGCCCGAACGGTGCGGGGAAGTCTACACTTATGCGTATGTTAGCAACAATTGAACAACCGACGAATGGTAGTGTGATATGGGATGGGGAAAATATTCAAAAGAAACCGAAGTTGTTACGTTCAGAGCTCGGATATTTACCGCAAGACTTTGGTGTATATCCAAATATGAACGCGGTCGAATTTCTAGAGTATATAGCAGCGATGAAAGGTTTATCAATGAGCTCTTCAAAAAAGCGGATCAATGAATTGCTTGAAGCGCTGAACTTAATGAATGACCGGAAACGACTATTAGGTGGCTATTCAGGTGGAATGCGGCAAAGAGTTGGAATTGCACAGGCGCTATTAAATGATCCGAAATTATTGATTGTAGATGAGCCGACAGTAGGATTGGATCCTGAAGAAAGAATTAGATTTAGAAATTTATTATCTAGTCTTTCTACGGATAGAATGGTTATTTTATCGACGCATATTGTAACGGATATTGAATCAATTGCGACAGATATTGCTTTATTATCAAAAGGAAATGTATTAGCTCATATGAGACCTGAACAACTATTAAAGCATGTAGAGGGAAAGTATGGGAGTGGGTTATACCAGCTTCTGAGTTACATCATGTTCAAAAGAAATATATAGTAAGCAGCGCGATTCACCGGAGTGATGGAATTCATGCACGCATCGTTTCCAGCAATGCGCCTAGTGCTAAAGCACATATAATCGCAGCCTCTCTTGAGGATGCTTACTTATATTATGTTTCTTCGAAAGGAGGGCATAAAATTGAACAATGTATATAATCTATTTTATTTCATTAAAAACAATTTAATTAGACAAATGAGAAGTTATCCATTTCTAATTGTAATTGGATTAACGATTTTTTTGGGATATGCTTGTGTGCCAGCAGCTTCAGCAGGCTATGAAATATTTTATCTTGGTGGAGTTAGAGGAGTATATAATTCAAATTGGCTTGGTGGTATGGGAGCAATGACTTCTACTTTATTTATTTGGTTGCTTGGTTTTTATATGTTAAGAAGTCAAATTTCAGACGATCAACAGTTAGGAGTAGGGCAATTGATTGCCGCTTCACCTATAAGTAAATTTCAATATATTTTTAGTAAAACGATTTCTAATTTTATTGTTTTAGTGGTCATTGAGACGGTATTTATCATTGCTTTTATGGTAATGCAATTTATACGTGGGGAAGACCTTTCGTTTCAATTAGGTGGTTATTTATATCCACTCTTTTATATTGTATTTCCTTCATTATTGCTTCTAGCGGCATTCACAATTTTTTTTGATGTGTTTCCTGGTCTAAAAGGTGTAGTAGGCAATATTGTGTTCTTTTTCTTGTGGGTGTTATTAGCGATTATGTCGTTTGAAATGT
This sequence is a window from Bacillus pseudomycoides DSM 12442. Protein-coding genes within it:
- the asnA gene encoding aspartate--ammonia ligase, coding for MYQSLMTVRETQIAIKEVKTFFEDQLAKRLGLFRVSAPLFVTKKSGLNDHLNGVERPIEFDMLHSGEELEIVHSLAKWKRFALHEYGYEAGEGLYTNMNAIRRDEELDATHSIYVDQWDWEKIVRKEWRTVDYLQETVRTIYGIFKDLEDHLFEKYPFLGKYLPEDIVFITSQELEDKYPELTPKDREHAIAKEHGAVFIIGIGDALRSGEKHDGRASDYDDWKLNGDILFWHPVLQSSFELSSMGIRVDSKSLDEQLTKKGEDFKRDYDFHKGILEDVLPLTIGGGIGQSRMCMYFLRKAHIGEVQTSVWPDEMREACKKENIHLF
- a CDS encoding class I SAM-dependent methyltransferase, which produces MLHSLHAIEEVRNGNMYTKEANIWLGFLLEEYGLVSIERNYRSILEYVERTLRHLEKMNASYGIRARVETVLCWSEVSKCGSVTQRKKWEDLGVSFLAHNEDSAFIYRRYFPYDDVTFTLIRTHGLIGQVLRGEVSMTSHDELVRLWQRGVIQKDELREVLRVLNECIITGVSDKLWIRVKEEVYERIEQILCGELIEYSVKQRIRRLRTNASPNDTYFVQEYDSIMNDRLEEMFTVLFDYDLWYVEAALTHFSFEEFVKVFALAYQHITQKNIDHISFQPLMDALYYERGGDKYLNIYTKRAIEKVLRSVSIVELLNMSRIPQSEMYPELKETENVLTIGFGTSEVGKTLIEFCLACKKENNAHYEQAVMMLCEIFGLRRDVFDRLENEEEYLSHMNGSVDDKVVVLPYVVGDTIVEIGPGGGVMMNKFKEVYPNKSVIGIDLSRNVIEKLTSDKYEKGYNWEVTLGDALHLADTFHPESISTVHCGSVNHEIFSYGETDGKKFNVATMERLVRSVFRVLTSGGRWIIRDGVKTESKEWCELHFHDETAMPFLKNYQRDFQGRQIKVNILDVDRVRMPVNDAMEFLYTYTWGEEAYPHEVQEQFGVFTLQEYIDFVESVVGSENVKVIEAKQYLLEGYIEHLSQKVTLYDEHGEQIALPNSTCLIVFEKR
- a CDS encoding DUF3934 family protein, with amino-acid sequence MSKTKAKAKKGTGQGTGSKGWNRWQSSAKKKKNAKPYKSKGTKNS